A window of the Streptomyces sp. JB150 genome harbors these coding sequences:
- a CDS encoding DUF1664 domain-containing protein, translated as MAWDEWERLKAQAVERRSARMQLNQLDPGDGSPGIAGGPSRYGDLKVSNASLTKISKSAHGLYNELWDKARVAVPTSESAAGDLSKQGFALGAGLQHVSLRWEQQLKSLMDACAQITNHLQVSKSIHAGDDHYVSRQMSSIDLLDAGFDERVGRPGEKNEIYGAKPGKQEQGQEQ; from the coding sequence ATGGCATGGGACGAGTGGGAGCGGCTCAAGGCTCAGGCCGTCGAGCGGCGGTCCGCGCGGATGCAGCTGAACCAGCTCGATCCGGGCGACGGCTCCCCCGGTATCGCCGGAGGCCCCTCCAGGTACGGCGACCTGAAGGTCTCGAACGCTTCGCTCACCAAGATCAGCAAATCCGCACACGGTCTCTACAACGAGCTGTGGGACAAGGCCCGGGTCGCCGTGCCGACCAGCGAGTCCGCGGCCGGTGATCTGTCGAAGCAGGGTTTCGCACTCGGCGCCGGGCTGCAGCATGTGTCGCTCCGCTGGGAGCAGCAGCTGAAGTCCCTCATGGACGCCTGCGCGCAGATCACGAACCATCTCCAGGTCAGCAAGAGCATCCACGCCGGCGACGACCACTACGTCAGCCGTCAGATGAGCAGCATCGACCTTCTCGACGCCGGCTTCGACGAGCGCGTGGGACGACCGGGCGAGAAGAACGAAATCTACGGCGCGAAACCCGGCAAGCAGGAGCAGGGGCAGGAGCAGTGA
- a CDS encoding S8 family serine peptidase, giving the protein MRVVGAVVGALTAVSVGLGPDASAADAQSKQWYLDPMQTEQMWKVSTGEGVKVAVIDTGVNANTSSLKGQVLVDDVPEDVAYRVTEDYSGHGTSMAELIVGTGAGGGIKGLAPGAKVVPYRVALAGLESRPEEYEKAPNAEEALRAAADTDAKIINMSFGGMTSAEAEAAVKYAASKGKLLVAAVGNDGFPDAPATYPYVLGVAAVDSTYTVSKFSEKSSSGFADLAAPGEDIPAWCDENFREYCEGKGTSQATALVSASAALIWSAHPDWTVNQVTRALLDTASRSWPKDKPSKYAGYGFIRPRVVLENPSYDPGPPDVDPLAKINGGDVLAKAGARDASDGSDSGNADKAGNSSSDPSTSASGASQAPGKGSTGGTSAAGSDAEAAAADAGDDNTLWIVLGAAAAVLVIGGAGAAVLRARRAR; this is encoded by the coding sequence GTGCGTGTGGTGGGCGCTGTCGTCGGCGCCCTGACTGCCGTGAGTGTGGGGCTCGGCCCCGACGCATCGGCGGCTGACGCCCAGTCCAAGCAGTGGTACCTGGACCCGATGCAGACCGAGCAGATGTGGAAGGTCAGCACGGGCGAAGGCGTCAAAGTGGCGGTCATCGACACGGGAGTGAACGCGAACACTTCGTCGCTGAAGGGGCAGGTGCTGGTCGACGACGTCCCTGAAGATGTCGCTTACCGGGTCACCGAGGACTACTCGGGTCACGGGACGTCCATGGCCGAGCTGATCGTCGGCACGGGTGCAGGCGGGGGAATCAAGGGACTGGCTCCCGGTGCGAAGGTCGTTCCGTACCGCGTGGCTTTGGCAGGGCTGGAGTCGCGGCCGGAGGAATACGAGAAGGCCCCGAACGCCGAGGAAGCACTGAGAGCGGCCGCCGACACCGACGCCAAAATCATCAACATGTCCTTCGGCGGCATGACCAGCGCAGAAGCGGAGGCTGCCGTCAAGTACGCGGCCTCCAAGGGCAAGTTGCTCGTCGCTGCCGTGGGCAACGACGGCTTCCCTGACGCCCCTGCCACTTACCCCTACGTGCTCGGTGTCGCTGCGGTCGACTCGACCTACACCGTGTCCAAGTTCTCGGAGAAGTCTTCATCGGGCTTCGCCGACCTCGCGGCGCCCGGTGAGGACATTCCGGCATGGTGCGACGAGAACTTCCGCGAGTACTGTGAAGGTAAGGGCACCAGTCAGGCCACCGCCCTGGTCTCCGCCTCCGCCGCCCTCATCTGGTCCGCCCACCCGGACTGGACCGTCAACCAGGTCACTCGAGCCCTGCTCGACACCGCCAGCCGTTCCTGGCCGAAGGACAAGCCGAGCAAGTACGCGGGCTACGGATTCATCCGTCCCCGGGTCGTCCTGGAGAACCCCAGCTACGACCCCGGCCCCCCGGACGTCGATCCGCTGGCGAAGATCAACGGGGGCGATGTGCTGGCCAAGGCGGGCGCGCGGGACGCGAGCGACGGCAGTGACAGCGGCAATGCCGACAAGGCGGGCAACTCCTCGTCCGATCCCTCCACTTCTGCATCAGGCGCGTCACAGGCCCCCGGAAAGGGTTCAACCGGCGGCACGTCGGCGGCAGGATCGGACGCGGAAGCGGCCGCAGCCGACGCCGGTGACGACAACACCCTGTGGATCGTGCTGGGAGCCGCCGCCGCGGTGCTCGTCATCGGTGGCGCCGGCGCCGCCGTCCTGCGGGCCCGGCGCGCCAGGTGA
- a CDS encoding WXG100 family type VII secretion target yields the protein MGRNGDGLSVSYDALDITATTIGNEAKTLEQDLQELRQLVENSKQYWQGVAQDQFNEKLRRWDKEANDIHQALMAIGHVVAQSGGTYMEGDKKAASYFV from the coding sequence ATGGGCCGTAACGGCGACGGACTTTCCGTCTCTTATGACGCGCTGGACATCACGGCGACGACCATCGGCAACGAGGCGAAGACGCTCGAGCAGGACCTTCAGGAGCTCCGCCAGCTGGTCGAGAACAGCAAGCAGTACTGGCAGGGCGTGGCTCAGGACCAGTTCAACGAGAAGCTGCGTCGCTGGGACAAGGAAGCCAACGACATCCACCAGGCCCTGATGGCCATCGGCCACGTCGTCGCCCAGTCCGGTGGTACGTACATGGAAGGCGACAAGAAGGCCGCCAGCTACTTCGTGTAG
- the eccCa gene encoding type VII secretion protein EccCa — MSHIVVKRPPRALPREVPTSEVVLQPPPELPRGQQEGALMQLLPMLGMGGSVVFFFNPQAQPFMKIMGMVMIASTIAMGIAMLIRYRRGTQGQIADIRRDYLRYLSQVRRGAQNTAKAQRDAQYYLHPSPEQLWALVAEGSRVWERRAGDEDFGQVRVGLGPQALATPLIAPESAPVDQLEPLTAGAMQRFLATHSTLEDLPMAVSLRAFYHVSISGDPATVRGSARAVAASLASLHSPEDLVIAVATGRESAPEWEWAKWLPHVQAKGEADGAGSRRLITTDPVELEDLLGARLQGRPRFHPSAPPVPEQPHVVVVLDGVSLPPTSLLASPEGLQGVTVLEIVPGELTAGRGDLSIVVHPRELRLESAHGMVYEGTPDVLAYEGAEALARQLAPLRVASGGDDDEPLLANLEFTDLLNLGDAATVDPRRTWRPRSQSERLRVPIGVGEDGRPVMLDLKEAAQEGMGPHGLCVGATGSGKSELLRTLVLGLAVTHSSETLNFVLADFKGGATFAGMAQLPHVAAVITNLADDLTLVDRMGDSIRGELNRRQEMLRDAGNYANIHAYEKARQAGAALQPIPSLVLVIDEFSELLTAKPDFIEMFVQIGRIGRSLGVHLLLASQRLEEGRLRGLETYLSYRIGLRTFSAAESRAAIGVPDAYELPNVPGSGFLKYGTDEMVRFKAAYVSGVYRSSAQQAASVGGPLPVDRRPVLFTASQVPVQYVAVPQQRQEEDPDRPDDALADTVLDVIVRRLEAQGPAAHQVWLPPLDSPPSLDSLLPGLAAVPGRGLTQPGYEGAGRLVIPVGIVDKPYEQRRDPLWTDFGGAAGHMQILGGPQSGKSTLVRSVIAAFALTHTPHEVQFYALDFGGGGLSSVAGLPHVGGVASRLDPEKVRRTVAEVYGIMTRREEYFRTAGISSIAEFRARRARGDISTADQPWGDVFLVIDGWGNFRQDYDGLEPAVLDIAARGLGYGMHVILTASRSMEVRSNLKDHLMNRLELRLGDPMDSEFDRKVAANVPTGVPGRGQTPQRQHFMAAVPRIDGLSSDTDLAEATQALAAEVSRHWQQPGAPEVRLLPREFPAHQLPPGNRFPNRGIAFALDEDNLEPVFVDFEQDPFFLVFGESESGKSNLLKLLIQRLTERYDGNEAKLFVVDNRRSLLGVTPDSHLAEYVPMSNQMQHHMDALADLMQRRTPTADVTPQQLRDRSWWNGPTVFIIVDDYDLVSTSSGNPLSGLTELLPFARDVGVRFIIARSTAGAGRAGYEPFMQRMKELGAQGVVLAGDPNEGDLLGGVRPRPMPAGRGVFVSRKRGKPLVQVGLVPDVHQ; from the coding sequence GTGAGCCACATCGTCGTCAAGCGCCCGCCGCGGGCACTGCCGAGGGAAGTGCCCACGAGCGAGGTGGTGCTGCAGCCGCCGCCGGAGCTTCCGCGGGGGCAGCAGGAAGGCGCCCTGATGCAGCTCCTGCCCATGCTCGGCATGGGCGGTTCCGTGGTGTTCTTCTTCAATCCCCAGGCCCAGCCCTTCATGAAGATCATGGGCATGGTGATGATCGCCTCGACGATCGCCATGGGCATCGCGATGCTGATCCGCTACCGGCGGGGCACCCAGGGGCAGATCGCCGACATCCGCCGGGACTACCTGCGGTATCTGTCGCAGGTCCGGCGCGGGGCGCAGAACACGGCCAAGGCCCAGCGCGACGCCCAGTACTACCTGCATCCTTCACCGGAGCAACTGTGGGCGCTGGTCGCCGAGGGCAGCCGGGTGTGGGAGCGGCGCGCCGGTGACGAGGACTTCGGGCAGGTGCGCGTGGGTCTCGGCCCGCAGGCCCTGGCGACGCCGCTGATCGCGCCGGAGAGCGCGCCGGTGGACCAGCTGGAGCCGCTGACGGCGGGCGCCATGCAGCGTTTCCTGGCCACGCACAGCACCCTCGAGGACCTGCCGATGGCGGTCTCGCTGCGCGCCTTCTACCACGTGTCGATCAGCGGCGATCCGGCGACCGTGCGCGGCTCCGCACGCGCGGTGGCCGCGTCCCTCGCCTCGCTGCACTCCCCCGAGGACCTGGTCATCGCCGTCGCCACCGGGCGGGAGTCCGCGCCCGAGTGGGAGTGGGCGAAGTGGCTGCCGCACGTACAGGCGAAGGGCGAGGCGGACGGCGCCGGCAGCCGGCGGCTGATCACCACCGACCCGGTCGAGCTGGAGGATCTGCTGGGCGCCCGGCTCCAGGGCCGCCCGCGCTTCCACCCGAGCGCGCCGCCGGTGCCCGAGCAGCCGCACGTGGTGGTCGTCCTCGACGGTGTCTCGCTGCCGCCGACCTCCCTGCTGGCCAGCCCGGAGGGCCTTCAGGGCGTCACGGTCCTGGAGATCGTCCCGGGTGAGCTGACCGCCGGCCGCGGGGACCTGTCGATCGTCGTGCACCCGCGCGAACTGCGCCTGGAGTCGGCGCACGGCATGGTCTACGAGGGCACGCCCGACGTCCTGGCGTACGAGGGCGCGGAGGCCCTGGCCCGCCAGCTGGCGCCCCTGCGGGTGGCGTCCGGCGGTGACGACGACGAACCGCTGCTGGCCAACCTGGAGTTCACCGATCTGCTGAACCTGGGCGACGCGGCCACCGTCGACCCGCGGCGCACCTGGCGGCCGCGTTCGCAGTCCGAGCGGCTGCGCGTGCCGATCGGTGTCGGCGAGGACGGCCGGCCCGTGATGCTGGACCTCAAGGAGGCGGCGCAGGAGGGCATGGGCCCGCACGGTCTGTGCGTCGGCGCGACCGGTTCCGGCAAGTCGGAGCTGCTGCGCACCCTGGTCCTCGGTCTCGCCGTGACCCACTCCTCCGAGACGCTGAACTTCGTCCTCGCGGACTTCAAGGGCGGTGCGACCTTCGCGGGCATGGCCCAGCTGCCGCACGTCGCCGCGGTGATCACCAACCTGGCGGACGACCTCACCCTGGTCGACCGCATGGGCGACTCGATCCGCGGTGAGCTGAACCGCCGCCAGGAGATGCTCCGGGACGCGGGCAACTACGCCAACATCCACGCGTACGAGAAGGCCCGCCAGGCCGGTGCCGCGCTACAGCCGATCCCCTCGCTGGTGCTCGTCATCGACGAGTTCAGCGAGCTGCTGACCGCGAAGCCGGACTTCATCGAGATGTTCGTGCAGATCGGCCGAATCGGCCGCTCGCTCGGCGTGCATCTGCTCCTCGCCTCGCAGCGCCTGGAGGAGGGCCGGCTGCGCGGCCTGGAGACCTACCTGTCGTACCGGATCGGTCTGCGCACCTTCTCGGCGGCCGAGTCGCGCGCCGCGATCGGCGTCCCGGACGCCTACGAGCTGCCGAACGTGCCGGGTTCCGGCTTCCTGAAGTACGGCACGGACGAGATGGTCCGCTTCAAGGCGGCGTACGTCTCCGGGGTGTACCGCTCCAGCGCCCAGCAGGCGGCGTCGGTCGGCGGCCCGCTGCCGGTCGACCGCAGGCCCGTGCTGTTCACGGCGTCGCAGGTGCCGGTGCAGTACGTGGCGGTGCCGCAGCAACGTCAGGAGGAGGACCCGGACCGGCCCGACGACGCGCTCGCCGACACCGTGCTCGACGTCATCGTGCGGCGCTTGGAGGCGCAGGGCCCGGCCGCCCACCAGGTGTGGCTGCCGCCGCTGGACAGCCCGCCGTCGCTCGATTCCCTGCTGCCCGGCCTCGCCGCCGTGCCCGGCCGCGGCCTCACCCAGCCCGGTTACGAGGGCGCGGGCCGGCTCGTCATCCCCGTCGGCATCGTCGACAAGCCGTACGAGCAGCGCCGCGACCCGCTGTGGACCGACTTCGGCGGTGCGGCCGGCCATATGCAGATCCTCGGCGGCCCGCAGTCCGGCAAGTCGACCCTGGTGCGCTCGGTCATCGCGGCGTTCGCGCTCACCCACACCCCGCACGAAGTGCAGTTCTACGCGCTGGACTTCGGTGGTGGCGGCCTGTCGTCGGTGGCCGGCCTGCCGCATGTCGGCGGGGTCGCCTCCCGGCTGGACCCGGAGAAGGTCCGCCGGACGGTCGCCGAGGTGTACGGCATCATGACGCGCCGCGAGGAGTACTTCCGCACGGCGGGCATCTCCTCCATCGCGGAGTTCCGCGCCCGCCGCGCGCGCGGCGACATCTCCACGGCCGACCAGCCGTGGGGCGATGTCTTCCTGGTCATCGACGGCTGGGGCAACTTCCGCCAGGACTACGACGGTCTGGAGCCGGCCGTCCTGGACATCGCGGCCCGCGGCCTCGGTTACGGCATGCACGTGATCCTCACCGCGTCGCGCTCCATGGAGGTCCGCTCCAACCTCAAGGACCACCTGATGAACCGCCTGGAGCTGCGGCTCGGCGACCCGATGGACTCCGAGTTCGACCGCAAGGTCGCGGCGAACGTGCCGACCGGTGTCCCGGGCCGCGGCCAGACCCCGCAGCGGCAGCACTTCATGGCGGCGGTCCCGCGCATCGACGGACTGTCCTCCGACACGGACCTGGCCGAGGCGACGCAGGCGCTCGCTGCGGAGGTCTCCCGGCACTGGCAGCAGCCCGGCGCCCCCGAAGTCCGGCTCCTGCCGCGGGAGTTCCCGGCGCACCAGCTGCCGCCCGGCAACCGTTTCCCGAACCGGGGCATCGCCTTCGCCCTGGACGAGGACAACCTGGAGCCGGTGTTCGTGGACTTCGAGCAGGACCCGTTCTTCCTCGTCTTCGGCGAGAGCGAGTCCGGCAAGTCCAACCTGCTGAAGCTGCTCATCCAGCGCCTCACCGAGCGCTACGACGGCAACGAGGCCAAGCTGTTCGTCGTCGACAACCGGCGCTCCCTGCTCGGCGTGACGCCGGACTCGCATCTGGCCGAGTACGTCCCCATGTCCAACCAGATGCAGCACCACATGGACGCGCTCGCCGACCTGATGCAGCGCCGCACGCCGACCGCGGACGTGACCCCGCAGCAGCTGCGCGACCGCAGCTGGTGGAACGGGCCCACGGTGTTCATCATCGTCGACGACTACGACCTGGTCTCCACGTCCAGCGGCAACCCGCTGTCGGGCCTGACGGAACTGCTGCCGTTCGCCCGGGACGTCGGCGTCCGCTTCATCATCGCCCGCTCCACCGCGGGCGCGGGCCGCGCCGGCTACGAGCCCTTCATGCAGCGCATGAAGGAACTGGGCGCCCAGGGCGTGGTCCTCGCCGGCGACCCGAACGAGGGCGACCTGCTGGGCGGCGTCCGCCCGCGGCCGATGCCCGCGGGGCGCGGTGTGTTTGTGTCACGCAAGCGGGGGAAGCCGCTGGTCCAGGTGGGGTTGGTGCCGGACGTCCATCAGTGA
- the eccD gene encoding type VII secretion integral membrane protein EccD, with the protein MTASAPAGATGGAGTGAPSGAGPGFGSGAGTGFGFCRVTIVAPDSRIDVALPDDVSVADLYPEILRLSRQTSAEGAPVGYHLVRRDGTVLDGSRSFAAQRILDGELLTLRPFAESLPPAVFDDVSEAVASAVTQDRTLWNGTLTRAAGLVAGGVLPALLAFVVWNSQLRHDMHSLQGILAAVTGVLLVTMACVRARVYDDRGSAVALGLGALPNIAVAGSGLLPLSEGQGIGRLQFLLACAAVLVASVVLTLVSPSGDGPFVAFVFASTIGLLTTFVAILTDLQPIETAAVCAPLAVCALAFLPGLSMRFARLPIGFEPPNPGRGYTDDETAPQEPVDPQRIAAQVRRGHELLVGLVGGCALVTVGASIVLGFSSNLWAQLLALATGVAMLMRAHLFRYTAQVGATLAAGLAALVFLGLGLALNPPDSYLRDALQGDTTGLDIRSVWLAAAIAATAALLTAIGLIAPRSGVTPFWGRFMEIFETFVLLTLIPLALAVFDVYASARSMAGN; encoded by the coding sequence ATGACGGCTTCCGCGCCGGCCGGCGCGACCGGCGGAGCGGGCACCGGAGCCCCTTCCGGGGCGGGCCCGGGCTTCGGATCCGGGGCGGGCACGGGCTTCGGATTCTGCCGCGTCACGATCGTGGCGCCCGACAGCCGCATCGACGTGGCCCTGCCCGACGACGTGTCAGTCGCCGACCTCTACCCGGAGATTCTGCGGCTGTCCCGCCAGACCTCCGCCGAGGGCGCCCCGGTCGGCTACCACCTGGTCCGCCGGGACGGCACCGTCCTCGACGGCTCCCGCTCCTTCGCGGCCCAGCGCATCCTCGACGGCGAGCTGCTGACGCTGCGTCCGTTCGCCGAGTCGCTGCCGCCCGCGGTCTTCGACGACGTCTCCGAGGCGGTGGCCTCCGCCGTCACCCAGGACCGCACCCTGTGGAACGGCACCCTCACCCGTGCGGCCGGCCTGGTCGCCGGCGGCGTCCTGCCCGCGCTCCTCGCCTTCGTGGTCTGGAACTCGCAGCTGCGCCACGACATGCACAGCCTCCAGGGCATCCTCGCCGCCGTCACCGGCGTCCTGCTCGTCACCATGGCGTGCGTCCGCGCGCGGGTCTACGACGACCGCGGCTCGGCCGTCGCCCTCGGCCTCGGCGCCCTGCCGAACATCGCCGTCGCCGGATCCGGACTGCTCCCGCTGTCGGAGGGCCAGGGCATCGGACGGCTGCAGTTTCTGCTCGCCTGCGCGGCCGTCCTCGTCGCCTCCGTGGTCCTCACCCTCGTCTCGCCCAGCGGCGACGGCCCGTTCGTGGCCTTCGTGTTCGCCTCCACCATCGGACTGCTGACCACGTTCGTCGCCATCCTGACGGATCTGCAGCCCATCGAGACGGCCGCCGTCTGCGCCCCGCTCGCGGTCTGCGCCCTCGCCTTCCTGCCCGGCCTGTCCATGCGCTTCGCACGGCTGCCCATCGGCTTCGAACCGCCCAACCCCGGCCGTGGCTACACCGACGACGAGACCGCCCCGCAGGAGCCCGTCGACCCGCAGCGCATCGCCGCCCAGGTCCGCCGCGGCCACGAACTGCTCGTCGGCCTCGTCGGCGGCTGCGCCCTCGTCACGGTCGGCGCGTCCATCGTCCTCGGCTTCTCCAGCAACCTCTGGGCGCAGCTCCTCGCCCTGGCCACGGGCGTCGCCATGCTGATGCGCGCCCACCTGTTCCGGTACACCGCGCAGGTCGGTGCCACGCTCGCCGCCGGTCTCGCCGCGCTCGTCTTCCTCGGCCTCGGCCTCGCCCTGAACCCGCCGGACTCCTACCTGCGCGACGCGCTCCAGGGCGACACCACCGGCCTCGACATCCGCTCGGTCTGGCTCGCCGCCGCCATCGCCGCGACCGCCGCCCTGCTGACCGCGATCGGCCTGATCGCCCCGCGCAGCGGCGTCACCCCCTTCTGGGGCCGCTTCATGGAGATCTTCGAGACCTTCGTGCTGCTGACCCTCATCCCGCTGGCGCTCGCCGTGTTCGACGTGTACGCGTCGGCGCGGTCGATGGCCGGCAACTGA
- a CDS encoding PQQ-binding-like beta-propeller repeat protein, translating into MSFGPPPSLYTQSSVAADQRRRKRRRTVLLCAVAAVVAPALAVGAWLWWPGTASDDAKPTAAPAQHRLDVRETVERRPASTQGVMAVRLSTDDLPPGEAHEMPGLWATDKILAKGINRTLVGVAIGTDAGLGEEAWKLRLGGPICGKTRHVTVENRTAVLFRDSADKESLCNHVAFVDLDDGKLVWQAEFPVSGYVDKPDAGSQWDPGVTLTHATVTVTWGDGTDAYDMDRGKLRWRVTSREDCISQGAGGGRALAVRFRCYDADDPQSRSTFEIRALDPRTGRSRWTYTPAVGVKDVRIISTTPTVLATSAGDVGITEIISLDARGKYRTTIPLQGGAYVAECTDEITYLATEECPSLAVGAGQVFLTSKEQGDLIHNANWIIGFDLKTGHSVKKFESGPNTLLRPLRMSGDRLLALRESSDRISPMALVSLNPRTGAETPYFYFSLPQEGELFSTTEFADTVVQNGRLFFGAKEAQGPADADSKAWVWLAFGIESAAAKKP; encoded by the coding sequence GTGAGCTTCGGCCCGCCCCCCTCCCTGTACACCCAGTCGTCCGTGGCGGCGGACCAGCGGCGCCGGAAGCGCCGCCGGACGGTGCTGCTCTGCGCCGTGGCCGCCGTCGTGGCACCGGCCCTGGCCGTCGGCGCCTGGCTGTGGTGGCCCGGCACGGCGTCCGACGACGCCAAGCCGACGGCCGCCCCGGCCCAGCATCGGCTCGACGTCCGGGAGACCGTCGAGCGTCGCCCGGCGAGCACCCAGGGCGTCATGGCCGTACGACTCTCCACCGACGACCTGCCTCCCGGCGAGGCCCATGAGATGCCGGGCCTGTGGGCCACGGACAAGATCCTCGCCAAGGGCATCAACCGGACCCTCGTCGGCGTCGCGATCGGCACGGACGCCGGGCTGGGCGAGGAGGCCTGGAAACTCCGGCTGGGCGGACCCATCTGCGGCAAGACCCGCCACGTCACCGTGGAGAACCGCACCGCCGTCCTCTTCCGGGACAGCGCGGACAAGGAGTCCCTCTGCAACCACGTCGCCTTCGTCGACCTCGACGACGGCAAGCTGGTGTGGCAGGCCGAGTTCCCGGTCTCCGGCTATGTCGACAAGCCCGACGCGGGCAGCCAGTGGGACCCGGGTGTGACGCTGACGCACGCGACTGTCACGGTGACCTGGGGCGACGGCACGGACGCCTACGACATGGACCGCGGCAAGCTGCGCTGGCGGGTGACGTCGCGCGAGGACTGCATCTCCCAGGGAGCGGGCGGCGGCCGGGCTCTGGCGGTCCGATTCCGCTGCTACGACGCGGACGATCCGCAGAGCCGCAGCACCTTCGAGATCCGCGCTCTGGACCCGCGGACCGGACGCAGCCGGTGGACCTACACCCCCGCCGTCGGCGTCAAGGACGTCCGGATCATCTCCACGACGCCCACCGTCCTCGCCACCTCGGCCGGTGACGTCGGCATCACCGAGATCATCTCGCTCGACGCGCGCGGCAAGTACCGCACCACCATCCCGCTACAAGGTGGCGCGTACGTCGCCGAATGCACCGACGAGATCACCTACCTCGCCACGGAAGAGTGCCCGTCCCTCGCCGTGGGCGCCGGACAGGTCTTCCTGACCAGCAAGGAGCAGGGCGATCTGATCCACAATGCCAACTGGATCATCGGGTTCGACCTGAAGACGGGCCACTCCGTCAAGAAGTTCGAATCCGGTCCCAACACCCTCCTCCGCCCCCTGCGGATGAGCGGCGACCGGCTCCTCGCGCTGCGCGAGAGCAGCGACCGCATCTCCCCCATGGCACTGGTCAGCCTGAACCCGAGGACGGGGGCCGAGACCCCGTACTTCTATTTCAGCCTGCCGCAGGAAGGCGAGCTCTTCTCCACGACGGAGTTCGCCGACACCGTCGTCCAGAACGGCCGCCTGTTCTTCGGCGCCAAGGAGGCCCAGGGGCCGGCCGACGCCGACAGCAAGGCCTGGGTCTGGCTCGCCTTCGGCATCGAGAGCGCCGCGGCGAAGAAGCCGTGA
- a CDS encoding DUF397 domain-containing protein gives MAETEAEIKARKERERDELYALDISGVEWHCAPGTEDHEERVEIAYLPGGAVAMRSSLDHGTVLRYTEAEWRAFVLGARDGEFDLEPGGGEK, from the coding sequence ATGGCGGAGACGGAAGCGGAGATCAAGGCGCGCAAGGAGCGGGAGCGGGACGAGCTGTACGCCCTCGACATCTCCGGGGTCGAGTGGCACTGCGCGCCGGGCACCGAGGATCACGAGGAGCGGGTGGAGATCGCCTACCTGCCCGGCGGTGCGGTGGCCATGCGGTCGTCGCTCGACCACGGCACCGTGCTGCGGTACACGGAGGCGGAGTGGCGGGCGTTCGTGCTGGGGGCGCGGGACGGGGAGTTCGATCTGGAGCCGGGGGGCGGGGAGAAGTGA
- the rpsO gene encoding 30S ribosomal protein S15 yields MSLDAATKKQIIAEFGTKEGDTGSPEVQVALLSRRISDLTEHLKTHKHDHHSRRGLLILVGQRRRLLQYLAKKDIQRFRTLVDRLGIRRGAAGAK; encoded by the coding sequence GTGTCGCTCGACGCCGCCACGAAGAAGCAGATCATTGCCGAGTTCGGTACCAAGGAGGGTGACACCGGCTCCCCCGAGGTCCAGGTCGCTCTGCTGTCCCGTCGGATCTCCGACCTGACCGAGCACCTGAAGACCCACAAGCACGACCACCACTCCCGCCGCGGCCTGCTGATCCTCGTCGGTCAGCGCCGCCGCCTGCTGCAGTACCTCGCCAAGAAGGACATCCAGCGCTTCCGTACGCTGGTCGACCGCCTCGGCATCCGCCGTGGCGCGGCGGGCGCCAAGTAA